The proteins below are encoded in one region of Segatella copri:
- a CDS encoding DUF4421 family protein, with protein MNRRKMKTGSMVMLKASFLVVVFSMGVLAPAIAQNGQNRKPRKKLKELLMKADSLRLQLRQSADRGRMLQWGDSLFMAELGKSKMSEKKKQRFMKHYVKIQRRLSLYDRQLFRGDSLLAANYYKIKYDTTYISRPHARWTIKLRGNLSGADLETTAKTDGTETHTKVMADCRGTLSMAVAYRGLGLGLAVNPAKLAGKNQDFEFNLNSYSNRYGFDVVYLSSKTFRGHQKMGGSEIDIHKGEISQKALNLNFYYAFNYRKFSFPAAFSQSYIQKRSAGSWMVGASFDGSKTKVKGMTIRLNELALGAGYGYNLVPSSHLLFHLSALPTITVYSHDYTKMRAEVEEGSSDTEIPTVKNSMKYHFPSAIITGRGAAVYSWRNKFAGAAAVYNFSVAGDEDHLQVKRNKWRVRMFFGFRF; from the coding sequence ATGAATAGACGAAAAATGAAAACTGGGTCAATGGTGATGTTGAAAGCATCATTTCTTGTGGTGGTATTTTCTATGGGAGTACTTGCTCCTGCCATTGCCCAGAACGGACAGAACAGGAAACCTCGAAAGAAGCTGAAAGAACTACTGATGAAGGCAGATAGCCTGCGACTCCAGTTGCGACAGTCTGCTGATAGGGGACGTATGCTCCAATGGGGCGACTCTCTTTTCATGGCAGAATTGGGTAAGAGCAAGATGAGTGAGAAGAAAAAGCAAAGGTTCATGAAGCATTATGTCAAGATTCAAAGACGCTTGAGCCTCTACGATCGCCAATTGTTCAGAGGAGATTCACTGCTGGCAGCCAATTATTACAAGATAAAGTATGATACTACCTACATCTCCCGTCCTCATGCCCGATGGACCATCAAACTGAGAGGCAATCTTTCTGGAGCCGATTTGGAAACTACGGCGAAGACGGATGGAACGGAAACGCATACCAAGGTGATGGCCGACTGCCGTGGAACCCTCTCCATGGCTGTGGCTTATCGTGGCTTGGGGCTTGGTTTGGCTGTAAACCCAGCCAAGCTGGCTGGCAAGAATCAGGACTTTGAGTTCAACCTCAATTCCTATAGCAACCGCTATGGCTTTGATGTGGTCTATCTCTCGTCCAAGACATTCCGTGGTCATCAGAAAATGGGAGGTAGCGAGATAGATATCCATAAGGGAGAAATCTCGCAGAAGGCTCTGAATCTCAATTTCTATTATGCCTTCAACTACCGCAAATTCTCCTTCCCGGCAGCCTTCAGCCAGAGCTACATTCAGAAGCGAAGTGCCGGAAGTTGGATGGTTGGCGCCAGTTTTGACGGTTCCAAGACGAAGGTGAAGGGAATGACTATCCGCCTTAACGAGTTGGCACTCGGTGCAGGCTATGGATATAATCTCGTTCCATCTTCTCATCTGCTGTTCCATCTGTCAGCCTTGCCAACCATCACGGTATATTCTCATGACTATACCAAGATGAGGGCTGAAGTAGAGGAGGGAAGTAGTGATACAGAAATCCCAACCGTTAAAAACAGCATGAAATATCATTTCCCGTCTGCCATCATTACCGGTAGAGGTGCAGCCGTCTATTCCTGGCGCAACAAGTTTGCCGGTGCCGCTGCTGTTTATAATTTCTCTGTAGCAGGAGATGAGGATCACCTGCAGGTGAAGAGAAACAAATGGCGAGTAAGAATGTTTTTCGGATTCAGGTTCTAG
- a CDS encoding YafY family protein: MLKRKNPFDGDSYYAQFARVTYKRFISREWVTHADVMAEYRGLNSSEELPCGVSKCEGNGELKKAFSDIRNKIIERLGGESFLEEGTKNKRIRYIGKDDDPLADLRTAKVICDLKQYWQFCQDSAGFFPISWLDYFFKDSRDLLEIKDTQNKGQQILEASEDRNLTNIELLPFLYEAIKRKQVLAICYIHYTDSTKKELSLIISPHYLKEFNGRWYLLGHTINHEGKVWRHHIALDRIVARPREISSGVTYVEPQAHYYENYFKNIVGVTHPNNAEVVNVHVWAHNHYMFMLTETKKYILVKKVEIPFGEYMDGAYGEFSVQVEVNDEFVGRILQMGAGLEIVSPQNVREKFKRRVEALADLYKKQK, encoded by the coding sequence ATGCTGAAACGTAAAAATCCCTTTGATGGAGATAGCTATTATGCTCAGTTTGCACGAGTAACCTACAAACGATTTATAAGTCGTGAGTGGGTTACTCATGCTGATGTTATGGCAGAGTATCGTGGTTTGAATTCTTCAGAAGAATTACCTTGTGGAGTTTCTAAGTGTGAAGGAAATGGTGAACTTAAAAAAGCATTTTCTGATATACGTAATAAAATCATAGAAAGATTAGGAGGTGAAAGCTTTCTGGAGGAAGGAACGAAAAATAAGCGTATTCGTTATATCGGTAAGGATGATGATCCTTTGGCTGACTTGCGTACAGCCAAAGTCATCTGTGACTTAAAGCAGTATTGGCAATTCTGTCAAGATTCTGCAGGCTTCTTCCCAATTTCATGGTTGGATTATTTCTTTAAAGATAGTAGGGATTTACTGGAGATTAAAGATACGCAGAATAAAGGTCAACAGATATTAGAAGCAAGTGAAGATAGAAATCTCACCAATATAGAGTTGCTTCCATTTCTTTATGAGGCAATAAAAAGAAAGCAAGTTCTTGCTATCTGTTATATACATTATACTGATAGTACAAAGAAAGAACTGTCTTTGATAATCTCTCCTCATTATTTAAAAGAATTCAATGGTAGGTGGTATTTGTTGGGTCATACAATAAATCATGAGGGAAAGGTATGGCGGCATCATATTGCTCTCGACCGTATTGTTGCTCGACCAAGAGAAATCTCGTCTGGGGTAACTTATGTGGAACCACAGGCTCATTATTATGAAAATTATTTCAAAAATATAGTTGGAGTTACTCATCCTAATAATGCCGAAGTAGTAAATGTGCATGTATGGGCCCACAACCATTATATGTTTATGCTTACGGAGACAAAAAAATACATCTTAGTCAAAAAAGTAGAAATACCTTTTGGTGAGTATATGGATGGTGCGTATGGAGAGTTTTCTGTTCAAGTCGAAGTGAATGACGAATTTGTAGGGCGCATCTTGCAAATGGGAGCAGGTTTAGAAATAGTTTCTCCACAGAATGTTCGAGAAAAGTTCAAAAGAAGAGTAGAAGCACTTGCAGATTTATATAAAAAACAGAAATAG